GATCTTATGAATTTTCAGTCAAACATATATTAATCATCATTAGAACATGCCAAAcaaactttaaataaacttatactTATAATTCAACATGAATTAGGACAACTTAGCAAAATTTACAAGACAatcacgtaggtatcgatactaaccTTAGGGTAtccatattttctttaagtggtaTCGATTCCACTTGGAAAATCAataccaaacttgcattctATTTCTcgcttaaaaataaaattctagaaATTATCAATACCTTTCGAAAAGTACCAATAATTTTgccccgagtatcgatactcgtgataCGGTATCGGTACCAATCTATGATTCTGACTTCCTACACATTTGAAAATCATACAGGTATCTTTATTAACTCaagaatatcgatacctctgtgCCAGACCAAAAAATTACAATAGTTCAAAGCATGCAAACTATTTCAATTCAAGTCTAATCAACATGCATCTTCTACTATATCAAATAAACCTCAAAATGTCCATAATAACAGTTTCAAACATCAAGAATAAGTTCTAATGATTCTCGCcataatacaattaaattttcaaaatcctaAGAGCAATTCAACTATTGAACTTCCAAAACATCATGACAAACATCATTAAAATCCTACCACATTGGCTTAttaccaaaacataaacaaataataataacacctACAAAATAACGAAAAATGACTTGCTTGCATCACCCCTTAgaaccacaccgctcacacctACACACTACTAATCTGTAATGGTTTTAAAAGGAGTGGGCGAGCTTAACAAGCTTAATTAATGCTTTGAAgaactaccatgcaaacaattcatcaagtGTTAACGAAACAACCATATAGAACAATCTCAATAGTCCTAACTCTAGTGTCATATTATACTTACACGTGCATTATTTACTAGTTCATTTGCATGGTAATtatattcacttttaagcatatatcacattacacatttaatcacataaaatttaagcatatatcacaatactcatataatcacataacattcaagcatatatcacaatactcatataatcacataacattcaagcatatatcacaacactcataatcacataacattctAGCATACATCAAAATGCTTAAATAACCACATAACgtttaagcatatatcataatactcaaaaacatgtttatagataaattagcacttgagctatgaaacataaaagtgagctctatcatcactcattgGATACACGGATTTCAAACACATGACATAGACTTATATAGTCAAGCATGTctcaaaagtgaagcataaagcgaAGACTCTCATTATTTCCCCTTACATGTctcgttgaatggagcttagctcacattctcttatccctccaacatgtcccagggtctcaatgcccaaaatcactgtacatataggtgagtactcacaatcctattggatgccaactatatccaacgatttcaagatcacaaggccaaaatatctgaagtcaaacacatatcacttaccgattatCCGTTCATTATCActacatatttgcattttagcaAAACACTATCAccaacatttaacatatacatagcATGTACACATTTGCACTTTCATAATAGTTATCATAACcatatatcacatgttatagcatCTAATCTCAAAtcacatattcacaaacacATAAACACATAGTTCACAAGAtaacataggtatgagaaagcttacacttaaaatttagagtaggggttagGCCACTACTAAATTCTGAAATAATGTATTGAACCATGTTCACAAGGAATTATttcaaacactcaccaattacacTTTCGTCGAAAAGcagaaagctcaaactagcttttcaTTGCCTTTACCACTACTTGTAGAAGGTACTATCAaattcaaaacacaataattcacacaacaattcattaaataatcaactaagaACTCACCATAAGTAATCAAAAACATAACAAACTTATAAATCATATATCTCGGTTTATACtcaatattttatactaaaacCAATTTctttcatcttataattcacctacgactaattcttaacctttaaattacaataaaattgtGAGAgcctatttttagtgaaatcaaaatgtggtttcgggactacaaattcgatgtaaaaataattattttattgtctcGCAATAAGATAGTagtacaatataaaaattttgttaagaaattttaccgctttacatgctcaatttgataaaaggactaaatcacgtaaggtgcaaaagttgagttctagtagctaaaggtttTAATTAGATATAGAACCATAAAGTATGAGTTTATATATGGTAACTAGACCATTATGAAGATATTGGATGTACATGGCttggtatttttaaattagtaatattttatatggttataaaggtaaattgattaatattgataaaataacttaacaataatgtgttcatcttcttcattagaaCACCAAAACTGATTTTAACAAGGAAAAAATATAGCTAGGGTTCAGCCATACTCCTCTTGATCAtaggtaagtgatttttgtctcgtttttaatgatttctatgttttgggatcgttgtagcttaatctagctagcccaagtactaatttataaaactattaaaggattacagttttgaaatgaatgaatataggttatttttttatgtttcatggaataaaatggatatttgttgttagataaacaacttttgttaagtgatttttgatgaatttgtcaattaggggttaaattgagaagtgtgaaatattcatggtgtaatttgtgaattaatgaaAAGTGTGGGCTACTATAAGTTTGTATGATATTCAAATAGGCTTGGgtatggatgaaattgcatgaatttcactttacgagcctaaggactaatttgtaaagaaatcaaaacattaggggcaaatttgtaatttttctaaaatgtgAATTTGGGTTCAATTGGTTAGAATGATTACTAAATTAAgctgaatttattcatttagatcaagataaaccacgtaCGACTCTAGATCGAGACAAAGAAAAAGCTTTAAATTAGTTGACTTCATTGTCTACGTttattgtcgaggtaagttcgtacatttaaatagcatttttaattatgatttaaatgctattatttcataatgttaaattttgtgTTGACGGAACAACCTAACGACATAACGACCATCATCaacgaatatgaaaagggatagcttcggctatcagttatgaaaaaggatggtgacgaccatcgatAATGAAAAGTGATGGTGATGACCAtcgaactatgaaaagggatagcttcggctatcaatcatgaaaagggatggcttcggctatcaaattatgaaaagtgagGGTGATGACTATCGAACTATGAAATGTGATAGCTACggctatcaaattatgaaaagggatagcttcgactATCAAATTACGAAAAAGGATGTGTCAACCATTGTATTATTATCTTGTGTGAGCTTCGGTAAGAGCTTTCAATGttgattatgttattataatGAATGGTTGGTATTGTGTACTCTTGTGGCAAATGAAGAGCATGAATGCATATGTTTAAgcttatgaatttattattatcatgttGAAATGGTTTATACATGCTTTGAGATTTTATAATGTGTTAACAAGCTTAAATCATATTCGTTACGAACTTAATAAGGATGGTACACTTACTTTGTGTTTAATTTTCTGTGTTTTGTAGTTAACCtaaagctcgatcgggttggaaagTCATCGGGGATCCATCACAATATCCATCGACTTTATCGGTACCTATGGATGTTTTTAAGTtcagttataatggcatgtataggtttttTGGTTGTTGAAGTTGCCATATGCTTGGCATTGTATTTAGGAATTGGAGTGTTAATGTGAACTTagtttgatatgtaaatatttagtCTTAAAGTGATTGATACGTTTGATCATGATGCTTGAATGTTTAAGGATGAAATGCTAGTCTAAAATGGAAGCTATAAATGTCTTATGATGTGTTGGAAATGTGAAgaattggaattttttttacatgacatataaatatattttggtaccAATTAGTATGTTTTGATAGCTGAAATCATGGTTGGTTTTTGTTGTATGCTTAGTTAAAGTTTAGTTGAACAGTTTAGTCAAATTGAGATTGGGATTATATAAGATTAAATGTTGAGTTTGAGGTGCCCTATGGGCATATTGCTATCTTGTTTATGCATGATTTAGGTGATTTTTGATGGCTTGTATTAATGCATTAAAGAACTTGAACTTGCTAagatgggtgagaaaaatggcttgataatggCTCATTTTACATCCATACGGGCAGAGACACAtgtgtgtgtctcagtcgtgtgtgacacacagccaggtGATATGGCCGTGTGTCCTCTATAGTTTCCAAAGGTTTGCAAGACAGGCTATTACATGGCttagcacatggcctggcacacgggcgtgtgaggttatttcgaagggtacacggcctggcacacgggcttgtggcttggccgtgtgacccaagtcaatgagGTACAAGGGTACGGGCACGGGCTGGgtcacgactgtgtgtccctaattcaaatgcccacacggccgtgtgacccttgcagtgttgaaaattttcactattttctgaAAAGCTCTTtaagttttcgatttagtcccaacttatttctaatgtgtttttggggcctcaagggctcgtataaggAATGATATGTATGATCTTTATGATCTGGATTGACTTTAATGTGGTTATTGATATTATtcgaattgtttctaatttgtgtttgtttgatttaaaactttggtaatgctccataatcCTAGTTTGGCGATAgatacgggttgggggtgttacagaaatactcaattcatggtatcgactttttcaacatgttttgtggctattttctaaaaattaattaaaaccttaaGAAATCTTTAATGATCCTTCAAGGTAAGTTTCAAATCCTCTTAATCAtgttaaaactaattgaaaaatactttgaaaccacatttttactcaaaatcctaaaatccaccattaacgagcAAATTTTCAGCTTTTAATCAAAACGtgtgatttaatggctaaaaacttggttttaaatattaaataacatttaaatctAATTAGGAGGAGAATCATTACCTTATACAACAAAAAACAGAGCATTTGATCAAAAACCTGAAAAACTCACAAGCTTGACAATGGAGAAAGTAATGgtgattttgggtgtttttcttggtaTTTAATGGAGGTTAATGGGTTAAAAGATGATAGAAATCGAAAGGAATCAGGATTTGGAAATCAAAATCGAATGAGAGAGTTGGGAGAACTATGGATGGCACAAGTATGAGAGGAGATGAAGactaatgtgaaaataaaactataaatggGGGGTtttaggttgaattttaaaatctggtctaattgcctcttaaaaactctaagttttgactattttacaaattagtcctattttcaaaattaaaggtatttaaaacttatttttagaaagtgatttaattttctaaaactcataataaaaatcattaccGATAAACCATGTCGCAAAATTCCAAACACTCTAAGACTAAACTTCCTAAATTGCCCCTCAAACTCCTAGACCCTATTTTGGGGTTTTACACCCTTTATTACGTAAGGGGCTTTTGGGTCTTTTCCATATCGAGTACAATTATAAATACTTCTCGGGCTTTTAACCCAATGCTTTATAATTTGACCCAACccaataattttttctatttcccaaaataaacttcaatattaaataaatttctaatcCCAATATTACCTCTCGtaaaattatgatgattttacccattataaaattttcgagaaaatatatatattatttcaccATGTAACTTGTTCACCATGATCgtatggtttattttcattttagggttttaaaatagCTCAAAACATACACTTAATTTTCTCGatcattttgagaaaacattgttcatttctaaatgaattcttttcacatttctatgtccattttcatttccattttgtgaaaaaatattagtttccaaataattccatttttaccatttttattttgattttagtaaaaaCCACAAACATTTCCtaaatgttttccatttctccatttctattcaatttgttcattttgaataaacacacaattcatttttggtttcgaAAAGCCAGCGGAGCGATCGAATGGACATATGCAagtgaggctcaaatgatttataattaagttctaatgaattaccccaaacccgacctaaacGTTATAGTCGAATCTGACGGTGTCACAAGTTAAAGTGTTTAAAAACAATAACTTGTGTTGGAAACCGTAACTTTGCTTATAACATTTTCCGTTTAGAATCTTTTCATTATCACTTATTAATTCTAATATCTTGTTAATTAATCATCTGAAAGCTTTCAAAATGTTTATTAtatgcggaagcttttaaaacagtttCCGTATTCGTGAGTATTTTGTTAAGACGTTTGGTTCTTTTGAAAACTTGAGTTTCCTTAAAACTAGTAGTTATAACCCATTACtaataaaaatcccaaatttaagaaaaatccatAAAGGccatatttacaataaattcccgaatgaaatttaaaataacaattaagtACGAAATAGAGTTAAATAAGGTTGTGTGGCCACTGctgagtcctccgccgcaccAATCCTCCCAAGCCTAGGGATTACCTATACAGATAAATCAGAaaggtgagtttacgaaaactcagtgtgtaatccccatataGAACAAGCAGACAACATGCAGTCACAGTCTGGGCTTAAGCACTTTCAGCACCAGATTCAGTTTCAGTTAGGGCCTTAGTCCAATTCAGTATAGAAGCAGTCATggattagggccttggcccattacagtatcacTAATCAGTATAGTAATAGATATACAATCACAAAATCCTACCCGGTCAGCCTCTACATACCatctccatccaaccctacactccttgtggggatataatcaacccacctatccctacactccaaaaagtatCGAATGCGGCACTAAATAGtggtttgcagctgagctgccagtaaattaggcctGAGGCCTCTTAGTACACTTCCTATCCGaacccaacccaatgcaatgcaatgcaatatacagtAATGACATGCTATATCATAGCAACAGTGCATACAATATCAATTCATTAAAACCATCATGCTCGAtaacatgtaaatatatatatcagtcatatcagtcatacagtcgtcttgggcgacccgtgtaACCTCAGcaacaaaatagaaaagattggctcacacgcccatgtttTCAGCCCGTGTGGatccacacgcccgtgtggtccacacgacCCAAAATGGCCTTGGCCGTGTATCGCACATGGCTTGTCTTGTCGATGATACCCTCTTGTTCCATCACACGACCTACCACACAGGcggccacacgcccatgtggagTCAACAGCCccattttttggcttttcaacGATTACCGTTTTCATTGTTGTGGTTACACACACCTGGCTTCAATTCACAACCAATACAATCCTGAGAACACCAGCACCTAATTTCtgattaaaaaactaaattagaCCTAAAAACAAGGAATCATACTACTTCCTCCAATTCCAATGTGCTTACCTTAGACGATTCAATGCACCCCAACACTTATCACGTCGAAGGACTAGGTGCTTAAAGAGATTCACCCCTACCAACAAAAACACTAACAGTCAATCCCACAATTGAGTGATTACTATCAAATTTAATTAGCCGAAGTGGACAATACGAATAACAAAATCAAACTACAATGGCACTTACGAAATCCACGAAAGcatattgattaaaaagaaCGATCCATAACGAACTCACATCATGGTTTAACCCAAAAGCGACTAACCTCTCACCTTTGATCAATGAACAGAATTTTCCACACGATAAAGAACTCCGATTGGTGACCACAGATGCTTGAAAAACTCCCCCTATCGTCATATACGAACCACATCAAAAGGGAAGTtatcaaaaagaaacaaatttccTACTAAGACTTACCGAAACCTTGACAATCGAAATTGGGAGACTTTATTTTGGCAGAACTTAAATTGATGaacgaagaagaaaaagaacaacAATAGAGAGGGAGAAATTCTTAGTGCAACTCTGgcaaacaaaaagagaaaaggtAAACCAATGGCCAAAATCGGTAAGAATGGAGCAGAAAAAGAAACTTTGGCAGACGTTCAGCAGAGCTGGGGGAGAAGAAACAACAGAATGATAGAGAAACTTTGGGaatctgaaaataaaaaaataagaaaaataaagataaaattaaattaaattaaaaataaattcagcCCCATTATCCCCAAATCCATAAAATTTCTCCTAAAACCATCCAACCACTCCCACTAttcaaatccctaaattttctcTCCACACTTCCCAGTACACCTCTACCACTTCGGCATTTTAGTTCAGTTCAAACACTTCACGGCACCACTAGCAAAAATAAATCCCTCGTTTGCGCAAGGACTCAAACTCCAGACTTCCAGGTTATTTACACTCCACTGAACCACCAGACCAACAAGtccattctgacatattttaccACATTTAATTATAAGTCTACTGACTAGTGATAGGGCTTTGttcagaaaaatataaaattttcccaAGACAAGGCTTGAACTTAAGAACTCACACACACACACCTAGAGCTCTCAACCATTGAAGcagatacacagttgtgtcaTAAATACATGgaaacaaatatacaaactttagggcgttacaactctagtcccctaaaagaaaattttgacctCGAGATTTTACCTGATTagaacagatgaggatactgcTGACGCATCGCATCCTTaagctcccacgtggcctcctcaGAGCTGTGATTACGCCATAGAACCTTAACCAGTGGGATGAATTTTCTCCTTAGAATCTTTACGTCGCAATCCAATATCTGAATCGGCTCATTCTCGAAGGTCAGACctggcctaacctcgatctcctcagTAAGAATGATATCTGTGGGATTAGAGCGTTAGCGCCTCAACATCGATACGTGGAAAACATCTTGAATTCGGTCTAACTCTAGAGGTAGCTATAACTAGTAGGCAACCAGTCCCACTCATTTCAGTATGCGAGAGGGTCCAATAAACCTAGGACTCGACTTGCCAGTATGACCAAATCTCAGTACCTTCTTCCATGGCGAGACcttaagaaaaaagaagtcTCCCATAGAAAACTCAATCTCACAACGCTTCAGGTCCACGTAAGACTTCTGCCTATCGAACGTCGCTTTCAATCTGTCTCGAATTAATCTAACTTTATCCTCGGTATCAGAAACTAGTTCAGGGCCTAGAACATGtcgctcacccaactcagtccaacatgaaGCTGTGCaacacctacgaccatataatgcctcgtaaggtgccatctgaatgctaGACTGATAGCTGTTGTTCAAACTCTGATAGTGACAGGTAATCCTCCTAACTGCCTCGAAAGTCAATGACATAGCTcctcaacatatcctccagtatctgaatcatcCACTCAGATTACCCATCTATTTGAGGATGGAATGTAGTACTGAAGTTCAACCTTGTACCTAGAGCTTCATTTAGCTTTTTCCAGAAGCGAGGCGTGAAACGAGGATCCCTATTAGATATGATCGAAActggtaccccatgcagtctcactatcttAGACACATTTAGTTTAGCCAGCTTCTGTAGCAAGTAGTTACTACGAACCAGTATGAAATGGACGGACTTGGTGAATCGATCCATGATGACCCgtacagaatccttcttagtgggtgctagaggcaacccactaacgaagtccatagtTACGCGCTCCCATTTCCATAGTGGAATTTTAACTGGCTGcagcaaacccgaaggtaactgatgctcagccttaacctatTGGCATGTTAGACATTTAGCCACAAGCTCGATAACCTCTCGCTTAAGACCTGGCCACCAATGTAACTCACGAAGGTCATGGTACAACTTATTTTCAccgggatgcatagcataacGGCTAATATGCGCCTCCCTCAGTATAGACTGCCTCAATTCAGTGTCTTTCAGTACACAGATTCTCCCGTGGAAATAGAGTACCCCATCGTTATTTAGTCTAAATTCCTCAGTATGCCCACTCTCAACCTGTCAGAAACGAAGACTCAAAGATATGTCCTCCAACTGCTTACACTTAATCTTCTCAATCCACGTAGGCTTAACTTGAAGCTCAGCTAGCAAACttccatcatcaaataaactgagGCAAGCAAACATCACCCTCAAATCAGTCACAACACTACGGCTAAGTGCGTGGACCACTACATTGGCCTTATCATGGTGATATTCAATCGTACAGTCGTAgtccttaagcagctcaatccatctaTGCTTCCTAAGATTTAGCTCCTTCTGAGTGAAGaaatacttgaggctcttgtgattcgtgtagatgatacactttTCACTATATATG
The Gossypium raimondii isolate GPD5lz chromosome 8, ASM2569854v1, whole genome shotgun sequence DNA segment above includes these coding regions:
- the LOC128043002 gene encoding uncharacterized protein LOC128043002; translation: MMNDYGFKFVVVFIDDILVYLKTEVEHNEHLRVVLQILREKQLYAKFSKSESGKEFTVYSDTSHGSLGCLLMQEGKVVAYASHQLKTHEMNYPTHDLELSTVVFALKIWRNYIYSEKCIIYTNHKSLKYFFTQKELNLRKHRWIELLKDYDCTIEYHHDKANVVVHALSRSVVTDLRVMFACLSLFDDGSLLAELQVESGHTEEFRLNNDGVLYFHGRICVLKDTELRQSILREAHISRYAMHPGENKLYHDLRELHWWPGLKREKLAKLNVSKIVRLHGVPVSIISNRDPRFTPRFWKKLNEALGTRLNFSTTFHPQIDG